From Arachis stenosperma cultivar V10309 chromosome 2, arast.V10309.gnm1.PFL2, whole genome shotgun sequence, one genomic window encodes:
- the LOC130961034 gene encoding cysteine-tryptophan domain-containing zinc finger protein 3-like yields MEESELEEGEACSFQNHEEDLDDASIDPDVDLSYIDAKLQDVLGHFQKDFEGGVCAENLGAKFGGYGSFLPSSQRSPGWGHPRTPSKAHSQNTSKSSPKLQPEGGQGDAVQFSNGNQSLRPGPGSAGYSRLPAVKAPSVNDAITQENGMTTAGAEVFTSNDTLTQENGSLSIKPRSTSDQKTLKFRIKMGADNLPTRRNAAIYSGLGLDVSPSSSLDDSPSESEGISHERQDAPFESPSCILKIMTDLPMLLSPLTDDLIQLIERETCARESTPVPVYINKPESSGMLPQESNTLRGKGNKKSSGRKKIKSLDGYESSMDMKSDSKKNVLSRKEQGINAVNTEERLSKTPKLPLLSSSYSLRDDSVKAVEVNKGIVREKTFSDHGQKGLVESTSTENGYVERIKGGSGDPAQRSLVEPTTSEVNGKTKGGLGRKFVGEKVSLNDSLACTEKDNPGRVKICDSVWGEPNTPKNSKGSHGTVTAVIQKQKLKSGTSLVPKVKKSFDGSSMSKNETEEARVQKGPGKARDTYRDFFGELDEEEDRMASPETSYGGKLKETEAVKRRTPEITRGIKERLGGAEKVDKSLISDEDPKRATNVQYTNVNGAAADIGKGDPVSLAPVVMEDNWVQCDRCHKWRLLPVGTNPDSLPEKWLCSMLDWLPDMNRCNVSEDDTTKALITLYQVPPHNGQSNVQNVPASVMVAGIVPTTQQNNDLFAMPGGKKKPMKKTLNSANKDGSSQFSSSMKKSLPSSVKSRSLNDVNKSPALSNPDVLVKKRKTKQQMLEQDPDGGDTKNVKAKIRKDTDQDSSRPYKKSKIDGNDEEWMPQNGPARKGGYSSNSNVPTTSVGKDPLRPKDRSSSRDSKYNGNDRLLPSAEIAKDKGQGSMDEGSLNFGNYDSNGALKKRKLKEYQDAQLQESHVEFSDSRREKKPRNSKSEGRESSSSKGSGRTDKKGSHTKNHKFRQNPGSAPSQRSVGGMESSKVDLGPLRASAAATTSSSSKVSGSHQTKASFQELKGSPVESVSSSPMRILNADKFTNRELTVKDGFHDAAAVGSATEQVKDRCHGEDSTGVYHANVTHPRKIGKGSLLKDNGGSYKSESIAEKFKSSIQLQDESPPSEAKQRKEGNVKLQENVGSKLDKSENILVGKKDYTENDIRKIQNGLNKEHNFQEVRTNGICKQEALPATSQSQLTECDIERSSKRPLSERNDKGVIGKGKLSLPPSGDVAGDLPQVDDESKLQKKQIRKGEYQNGTQQVNSRHPTINGHKSRELDNPTPNRRDSNSHSASNALKEAKDLKHLADRLKNLESTLESTGIYLRAALKFLHGASLLESSNNDSNKNEMIQYIQIYSSTAKLCEFCAHEYEKLKDMAGAALAYKCMEVAYMRVVYSSSTNASRDRHELQTAMQMVPLGESPSSSASDVDNVNNSITADKVALCKITSSPQVAGTHVIAARNRPNMARLLNYVQDMNSAMEASRRSQSAFAAANSNLGEGKYAEGLSSIKKALDFSFQDIEGLLQLVRLAMEAIAR; encoded by the exons ATGGAGGAGTCTGAACTTGAAGAGGGAGAGGCATGCTCATTCCAGAACCACGAGGAGGATCTTGATGATGCTAGCATCGATCCTGATGTTGATCTCTCTTACATT gATGCAAAACTTCAAGATGTTCTGGGACACTTTCAGAAGGATTTTGAGGGTGGGGTGTGTGCAGAGAATCTTG GGGCTAAATTTGGTGGTTATGGATCATTTTTACCTTCCAGTCAGCGGTCTCCTGGATGGGGTCATCCAAGGACTCCATCAAAAGCTCATAGTCAAAATACATCCAAATCTTCCCCTAAGTTGCAACCAGAG GGTGGGCAAGGGGATGCTGTACAATTTTCAAATGGAAATCAGTCATTGAGACCTGGCCCAGGTTCTGCTGGCTACTCAAGGCTGCCTGCTGTTAAGGCACCTTCTGTTAATGATGCTATCACTCAAGAAAATGGCATGACAACTGCTGGTGCTGAGGTGTTCACTTCTAATGACACTCTCACTCAAGAAAATGGTTCTCTAAGCATAAAGCCTAGAAGCACATCAGACCAGAAGACCCTGAAATTTCGAATCAAGATGGGTGCTGACAATTTACCAACACGGAGAAATGCTGCTATCTATAGTGGACTTGGTCTTGATGTGTCTCCATCATCATCACTTGATGACAGCCCCTCAGAAAGTGAAGGAATTTCTCATGAGCGTCAAGATGCTCCTTTTGAATCTCCATCTTGTATCCTTAAG ATTATGACGGACCTCCCTATGCTGCTGTCACCTCTAACTGATGATCTCATTCAGTTAATAGAAAGGGAAACATGTGCCAGAGAGAGCACACCTGTCCCTGTTTATATTAATAAGCCAGAAAGTTCTGGGATGTTACCGCAAGAATCTAACACTCTAAGAGGCAAAGGCAACAAAAAATCGTCAGGAAGGAAGAAAATTAAGTCTCTAGACGGTTATGAGTCCTCAATGGACATGAAGAGCGACAGTAAGAAGAATGTTCTGTCACGGAAGGAACAGGGTATAAATGCAGTGAATACTGAGGAGCGGCTTTCGAAAACCCCGAAGCTTCCACTTCTATCCAGTTCATATTCTTTGCGTGATGATTCAGTAAAGGCTGTGGAAGTTAACAAGGGTATAGTGAGGGAGAagacattttctgatcatggACAAAAGGGTTTAGTGGAGTCAACATCTACCGAAAATGGTTATGTTGAAAGAATAAAGGGAGGTTCAGGTGATCCAGCACAAAGGAGCCTGGTGGAGCCAACAACTTCTGAAGTGAATGGTAAGACAAAGGGAGGTTTAGGGAGGAAATTTGTGGGAGAGAAGGTTTCTCTAAATGATTCATTGGCTTGTACAGAAAAAGACAATCCTGGGAGAGTTAAAATTTGTGATTCAGTGTGGGGTGAGCCAAATACTCCTAAGAATTCAAAAGGAAGCCATGGCACTGTCACTGCTGTGATACAAAAGCAGAAGTTAAAGTCTGGCACCTCTTTGGTGCCTAAAGTAAAGAAGAGTTTTGATGGTAGTTCAATGTCAAAAAATGAAACTGAAGAGGCCAGGGTACAAAAAGGCCCTGGAAAGGCTAGAGATACATACAGAGACTTCTTTGGGGAACTAGATGAAGAGGAGGACAGAATGGCCTCGCCAGAAACCTCATATGGGGGTAAACTGAAGGAAACCGAGGCTGTCAAGAGGCGCACACCTGAAATTACTCGTGGAATAAAGGAGAGATTAGGTGGTGCTGAGAAGGTTGATAAGTCATTAATATCTGATGAAGATCCTAAAAGAGCCACAAATGTCCAGTACACTAATGTGAATGGTGCTGCGGCGGATATTGGAAAAGGAGATCCTGTATCACTGGCTCCAGTTGTGATGGAAGATAATTGGGTGCAGTGTGACCGGTGTCATAAGTGGCGCCTTCTTCCAGTCGGCACTAATCCTGATAGCCTGCCTGAAAAGTGGTTGTGTAGTATGCTTGATTGGCT GCCTGATATGAATCGCTGTAATGTTAGTGAGGATGATACCACAAAAGCCCTTATTACATTATATCAAGTGCCTCCTCATAATGGTCAAAGCAACGTGCAAAATGTCCCTGCAAGTGTTATGGTAGCAGGAATTGTACCAACTACCCAGCAAAACAATGATCTGTTTGCAATGCCTGGAGGGAAGAAAAAACCTATGAAAAAGACATTGAACTCTGCCAATAAAGATGGCTCTTCTCAATTTTCATCTTCTATGAAGAAAAGCTTGCCCTCATCAGTGAAAAGTAGGAGCTTAAATGATGTAAATAAATCTCCTGCTTTGAGTAACCctgatgttttggtgaagaaaCGCAAAACTAAGCAGCAAATGCTGGAGCAGGATCCTGATGGAG GTGATACAAAGAATGTGAAAGCAAAAATCAGGAAGGACACTGATCAAGATAGTTCTAGACCATACAAGAAAAGTAAGATTGATGGTAATGATGAAGAGTGGATGCCGCAGAATGGGCCTGCTAGGAAGGGGGGATACAGCTCGAATAGTAATGTTCCAACTACTTCAGTTGGCAAAGATCCACTTAGACCAAAAGATCGCTCCTCTTCAAGGGACTCTAAATACAATGGTAATGACAGGCTACTGCCTTCAGCTGAGATAGCAAAAGATAAGGGTCAGGGTTCCATGGATGAGGGATCCCTGAATTTTGGGAATTATGATTCCAATGGTgctcttaaaaagaggaaactGAAGGAATATCAGGATGCTCAATTACAGGAGAGTCATGTGGAGTTTAGTGACTCTCGGAGGGAAAAGAAGccaagaaattcaaaatctgAAGGTAGAGAATCAAGTTCCAGTAAAGGAAGTGGCAGGACAGACAAAAAAGGTAGTCATACTAAGAACCACAAATTCAGGCAAAATCCAGGGAGTGCGCCATCACAACGGAGTGTGGGTGGTATGGAGAGTTCAAAGGTAGATTTGGGGCCTCTGAGGGCTTCTGCTGCTGCCACTACTTCAAGCTCGTCAAAGGTTTCTGGCTCACATCAAACCAAAGCTAGCTTCCAGGAATTGAAAGGCTCGCCAGTGGAATCAGTTTCTTCATCACCTATGAGAATTTTAAATGCAGATAAATTTACAAATAGGGAACTGACGGTGAAAGATGGATTTCATGATGCTGCTGCTGTGGGTAGTGCAACTGAGCAAGTTAAAGATCGATGTCATGGTGAAGACAGCACTGGCGTTTATCATGCTAATGTGACTCATCCAAGGAAGATTGGCAAAGGATCACTTTTGAAGGATAATGGTGGCAGCTATAAGTCTGAGTCTATTGCCGAAAAGTTCAAAAGTTCTATCCAACTGCAAGATGAATCTCCTCCATCAGAGGCAAAACAGCGTAAGGAAGGCAATGTAAAGCTGCAAGAGAATGTTGGGTCAAAGCTTGACAAAAGCGAGAATATACTTGTTGGGAAGAAAGATTATACAGAAAATGATATTAGGAAAATACAGAATGGATTAAATAAAGAGCACAACTTTCAAGAAGTCCGTACAAATGGCATTTGCAAGCAGGAGGCATTGCCTGCTACTAGTCAGAGCCAGTTGACAGAATGTGATATTGAAAGATCTTCAAAAAGGCCTCTTTCAGAAAGAAATGACAAAGGAGTAATTGGAAAAGGTAAGTTGTCATTGCCACCCTCTGGAGATGTAGCAGGTGATCTTCCCCAAGTAGATGATGAATCGAAGTTGCAAAAGAAACAAATTCGAAAGGGTGAATATCAAAATGGAACACAGCAAGTTAATTCCAGACATCCCACGATTAATGGACACAAATCCAGGGAGCTTGACAACCCTACTCCAAACAGAAGAGATTCTAATAGCCATTCGGCTAGCAATGCTTTGAAAGAAGCTAAAGACCTAAAGCATCTGGCTGATCGTCTTAAG AATTTAGAATCCACTCTCGAGAGCACGGGGATTTACTTACGGGCTGCACTGAAGTTTCTTCATGGAGCCTCTCTATTAGAATCTAGCAACAATGATAGTAACAAGAATGAGATGATTCAGTATATCCAAATTTATAGTAGCACAGCAAAATTGTGCGA GTTTTGTGCCCATGAATATGAGAAATTGAAAGACATGGCTGGAGCTGCTCTGGCTTACAAATGCATGGAGGTGGCATATATGAGGGTTGTATATTCCTCAAGCACTAATGCAAGCAGAGATCGGCATGAGCTGCAGACAGCTATGCAAATGGTTCCTCTTG GCGAGTCACCTTCATCGTCTGCATCTGATGTTGATAATGTTAACAACTCTATAACAGCAGACAAGGTTGCCTTGTGCAAGATTACCAGCTCCCCCCAAGTTGCTGGAACCCATGTTATTGCTGCCAGAAATCGTCCTAATATGGCGCGACTGCTCAATTAT GTTCAGGATATGAATTCTGCTATGGAAGCCTCAAGGAGATCACAGAGTGCTTTTGCAGCTGCTAATTCAAACCTTGGTGAGGGTAAGTATGCAGAGGGTTTGTCATCCATCAAGAAGGCTCTTGACTTTAGCTTTCAGGATATAGAAGGTTTACTGCAATTGGTTCGACTTGCTATGGAGGCGATAGCTCGGTGA
- the LOC130961755 gene encoding putative disease resistance RPP13-like protein 1 isoform X1: protein MAARFVGEAFLNSALGTIYDMLISPLLVNFIQRKKLNRKLVEKLETVLKAAHAVINDAERRQIEEEDVKHWLDRLKYAVYDAEDILDEVTTKAAIQKVQGNSLSRYVNLHSDGEIVTKIENIIDALELIVNEKDGLGLKEIPVEGMSWRIPSTSLVGVHQIYGRDKDREAIVKLLLDDTSEGGISVIPMVGMGGIGKTTLAQMVYNDDRVKQKFDVKAWVCDGQEEFDVLKATKTVMEKVTSSSCDSTELNTIQESLKEVLAGKKLLVVLDDMWSNNYDVWISFLKPFKSSNGAVMILVTTRLDSTADMVKTVPTYHLSLLGDDDCWSVFADHSCLNSAESHSRSDLEVVGRKIVEKCNGLALAAQTLGGLLRARKEVADWEFILRSEIWELPKKDCGILPALRISYDYLPSHLKRCFVYCSLFPKDFPFQRDELVLLWMAEGLLQQLKSGSTLEVGSKYFNDLVSRSFFQHSKTDEGYFVMHDLMHDLSIFYGGKFFSRNFEDGTADKHDACPRPRHLSYGDWIDDSLFSDILEVCDCLKNARTLLHIDFETWDDPTEEYDPCRLLAQLKHLRVLSFQFLPLDELDSISDLIHLRYLDLSHSFMVALPESMSKLYNLQTLKLSDCAYLEKLPSNMQDLVNLLHLDLSYTPIEVLPESLSKLHNLETLKLRECGNLKKLPSKLQDLINLHHLDITGTKIEEMPKGMSKLKDLQILCYYSVGEHEENGIGELGGLVNLQGLFGIKKLENVIDSSEAWKARMVDKKYISHLCLKWSSGEDSDIVDFQIEKDVLSKLEPHNDLKYLKIKGYRGTVFPDWVGQSSYHNMTALYLTGCCNCLVLPSLGQLPSLITLYISECDKLKKIGGSFYKGDGTHQHQETPFRSLKYLTIQKLPCWEEWESYECDDDDHAPFLQLEELRIYNCPKLRGDLPTFLPSLK from the coding sequence ATGGCTGCAAGATTTGTGGGGGAAGCTTTTCTCAACTCTGCACTTGGCACTATCTACGACATGCTGATTTCACCCTTACTTGTCAACTTCATCCAGAGAAAGAAGCTTAACCGGAAGCTGGTTGAGAAGCTGGAGACAGTTCTGAAGGCTGCTCATGCTGTGATCAATGACGCCGAGCGGAGGCAGATCGAGGAGGAGGATGTGAAGCACTGGCTGGACAGGCTGAAGTATGCTGTGTACGATGCTGAAGACATACTTGATGAAGTCACCACCAAAGCTGCCATTCAAAAGGTTCAAGGTAACTCTCTGTCTCGCTATGTCAATTTGCATAGTGATGGTGAGATAGTAACCAAGATAGAAAATATCATTGATGCATTAGAGTTAATTGTAAATGAGAAAGATGGTCTTGGCTTGAAGGAGATACCGGTGGAGGGCATGTCATGGAGGATCCCCTCAACATCTCTGGTTGGTGTGCATCAAATATATGGCAGGGACAAAGATAGGGAGGCCATAGTAAAACTGTTGTTAGATGATACCAGTGAAGGTGGAATATCAGTGATTCCTATGGTAGGCATGGGTGGAATAGGAAAGACTACTTTGGCTCAGATGGTTTACAATGATGACCGAGTGAAacaaaaatttgatgttaagGCATGGGTTTGTGATGGGCAAGAAGAATTTGATGTTCTTAAGGCGACAAAGACAGTGATGGAGAAAGTAACTTCTAGTTCTTGCGACTCAACTGAGTTAAACACAATTCAGGAGAGTTTGAAGGAAGTCCTAGCAGGGAAGAAGTTGTTGGTTGTTTTGGACGACATGTGGAGTAACAATTATGATGTCTGGATAAGTTTTTTAAAGCCTTTTAAATCTAGTAACGGGGCTGTTATGATTCTTGTAACAACCCGTCTTGATTCCACTGCGGATATGGTTAAAACTGTTCCAACTTACCATTTGAGTTTGTTGGGTGATGATGACTGCTGGTCAGTGTTTGCAGATCATTCATGTCTTAATTCGGCTGAATCCCATAGCCGTTCTGATCTAGAAGTAGTTGGTCGAAAAATTGTCGAAAAGTGTAATGGCTTAGCTTTGGCTGCTCAAACACTTGGAGGTTTATTAAGAGCAAGAAAAGAAGTAGCGGATTGGGAGTTTATATTGAGGAGTGAAATTTGGGAACTTCCCAAAAAAGATTGTGGGATTCTTCCTGCATTGAGAATAAGTTATGACTACCTCCCTTCACACTTAAAACGTTGCTTTGTTTATTGTTCTTTATTCCCAAAAGACTTTCCATTCCAAAGAGATGAACTGGTGTTATTGTGGATGGCAGAAGGTCTTTTGCAGCAACTAAAGAGTGGCAGCACTTTAGAAGTGGGTTCTAAATATTTTAATGATTTGGTTTCGAGATCATTTTTCCAACATTCTAAGACCGATGAAGGATATTTTGTGATGCACGATCTCATGCATGATTTATCAATATTCTATGGTGGAAAGTTCTTTTCTAGAAACTTTGAAGACGGAACTGCAGACAAGCATGATGCTTGTCCTCGTCCTCGTCATCTTTCATATGGTGATTGGATCGATGATTCGTTATTCTCAGATATCTTGGAAGTATGTGATTGTTTAAAAAATGCAAGGACATTGCTGCATATCGATTTTGAAACATGGGATGATCCCACAGAGGAATATGATCCTTGTCGCTTACTTGCACAGTTGAAGCACTTAAGGGTTTTGTCATTTCAATTCCTCCCTCTTGATGAGCTTGATTCAATAAGTGATTTGATCCATTTGCGTTATTTGGATCTCTCTCATTCATTTATGGTGGCATTGCCAGAGTCAATGAGCAAATTGTATAATTTACAAACACTGAAGTTGAGTGATTGTGCATATCTAGAAAAGCTTCCAAGCAACATGCAGGATCTTGTAAATTTGCTTCATTTGGATCTCTCTTATACGCCAATTGAGGTATTGCCCGAGTCATTGAGCAAATTGCATAATTTAGAAACGTTGAAGTTGAGAGAGTGTGGAAATCTGAAAAAGCTTCCAAGCAAGTTGCAAGATCTTATAAATTTGCACCATCTCGATATTACTGGTACTAAAATAGAAGAGATGCCGAAAGGGATGAGCAAATTAAAAGACCTGCAGATTTTATGTTACTATAGTGTCGGCGAGCATGAAGAGAACGGGATAGGGGAATTGGGAGGACTTGTAAATCTTCAAGGGTTATTTGGTATTAAGAAATTAGAGAATGTGATTGATAGCAGTGAAGCTTGGAAGGCAAGGATGGTTGATAAGAAATACATCAGTCATTTATGCTTGAAGTGGTCATCAGGTGAAGATAGTGATATTGTTGATTTCCAAATCGAAAAAGATGTGCTTAGCAAATTAGAACCTCACAATGACCTgaaatatctaaaaataaagGGTTACAGGGGTACCGTGTTTCCGGATTGGGTAGGACAGTCTTCGTACCATAACATGACTGCATTGTATCTGACTGGATGCTGTAATTGTTTAGTGCTTCCTTCACTTGGACAATTACCCTCTCTAATAACACTGTATATTTCAGAATGTGATAAGCTGAAGAAGATTGGTGGGTCATTCTATAAGGGTGATGGAACACATCAGCATCAGGAGACACCCTTCCGATCCCTTAAATATCTGACTATTCAAAAACTGCCTTGCTGGGAGGAATGGGAGTCTTATGaatgtgatgatgatgatcatgcACCATTTCTTCAACTTGAGGAGCTCCGTATTTATAACTGTCCTAAGTTAAGAGGAGATTTGCCCACTTTCCTTCCGTCTTTGAAATAA
- the LOC130961755 gene encoding putative disease resistance RPP13-like protein 1 isoform X2 encodes MLCTMLKTYLMKSPPKLPFKRFKEIPVEGMSWRIPSTSLVGVHQIYGRDKDREAIVKLLLDDTSEGGISVIPMVGMGGIGKTTLAQMVYNDDRVKQKFDVKAWVCDGQEEFDVLKATKTVMEKVTSSSCDSTELNTIQESLKEVLAGKKLLVVLDDMWSNNYDVWISFLKPFKSSNGAVMILVTTRLDSTADMVKTVPTYHLSLLGDDDCWSVFADHSCLNSAESHSRSDLEVVGRKIVEKCNGLALAAQTLGGLLRARKEVADWEFILRSEIWELPKKDCGILPALRISYDYLPSHLKRCFVYCSLFPKDFPFQRDELVLLWMAEGLLQQLKSGSTLEVGSKYFNDLVSRSFFQHSKTDEGYFVMHDLMHDLSIFYGGKFFSRNFEDGTADKHDACPRPRHLSYGDWIDDSLFSDILEVCDCLKNARTLLHIDFETWDDPTEEYDPCRLLAQLKHLRVLSFQFLPLDELDSISDLIHLRYLDLSHSFMVALPESMSKLYNLQTLKLSDCAYLEKLPSNMQDLVNLLHLDLSYTPIEVLPESLSKLHNLETLKLRECGNLKKLPSKLQDLINLHHLDITGTKIEEMPKGMSKLKDLQILCYYSVGEHEENGIGELGGLVNLQGLFGIKKLENVIDSSEAWKARMVDKKYISHLCLKWSSGEDSDIVDFQIEKDVLSKLEPHNDLKYLKIKGYRGTVFPDWVGQSSYHNMTALYLTGCCNCLVLPSLGQLPSLITLYISECDKLKKIGGSFYKGDGTHQHQETPFRSLKYLTIQKLPCWEEWESYECDDDDHAPFLQLEELRIYNCPKLRGDLPTFLPSLK; translated from the exons ATGCTGTGTACGATGCTGAAGACATACTTGATGAAGTCACCACCAAAGCTGCCATTCAAAAGGTTCAAG GAGATACCGGTGGAGGGCATGTCATGGAGGATCCCCTCAACATCTCTGGTTGGTGTGCATCAAATATATGGCAGGGACAAAGATAGGGAGGCCATAGTAAAACTGTTGTTAGATGATACCAGTGAAGGTGGAATATCAGTGATTCCTATGGTAGGCATGGGTGGAATAGGAAAGACTACTTTGGCTCAGATGGTTTACAATGATGACCGAGTGAAacaaaaatttgatgttaagGCATGGGTTTGTGATGGGCAAGAAGAATTTGATGTTCTTAAGGCGACAAAGACAGTGATGGAGAAAGTAACTTCTAGTTCTTGCGACTCAACTGAGTTAAACACAATTCAGGAGAGTTTGAAGGAAGTCCTAGCAGGGAAGAAGTTGTTGGTTGTTTTGGACGACATGTGGAGTAACAATTATGATGTCTGGATAAGTTTTTTAAAGCCTTTTAAATCTAGTAACGGGGCTGTTATGATTCTTGTAACAACCCGTCTTGATTCCACTGCGGATATGGTTAAAACTGTTCCAACTTACCATTTGAGTTTGTTGGGTGATGATGACTGCTGGTCAGTGTTTGCAGATCATTCATGTCTTAATTCGGCTGAATCCCATAGCCGTTCTGATCTAGAAGTAGTTGGTCGAAAAATTGTCGAAAAGTGTAATGGCTTAGCTTTGGCTGCTCAAACACTTGGAGGTTTATTAAGAGCAAGAAAAGAAGTAGCGGATTGGGAGTTTATATTGAGGAGTGAAATTTGGGAACTTCCCAAAAAAGATTGTGGGATTCTTCCTGCATTGAGAATAAGTTATGACTACCTCCCTTCACACTTAAAACGTTGCTTTGTTTATTGTTCTTTATTCCCAAAAGACTTTCCATTCCAAAGAGATGAACTGGTGTTATTGTGGATGGCAGAAGGTCTTTTGCAGCAACTAAAGAGTGGCAGCACTTTAGAAGTGGGTTCTAAATATTTTAATGATTTGGTTTCGAGATCATTTTTCCAACATTCTAAGACCGATGAAGGATATTTTGTGATGCACGATCTCATGCATGATTTATCAATATTCTATGGTGGAAAGTTCTTTTCTAGAAACTTTGAAGACGGAACTGCAGACAAGCATGATGCTTGTCCTCGTCCTCGTCATCTTTCATATGGTGATTGGATCGATGATTCGTTATTCTCAGATATCTTGGAAGTATGTGATTGTTTAAAAAATGCAAGGACATTGCTGCATATCGATTTTGAAACATGGGATGATCCCACAGAGGAATATGATCCTTGTCGCTTACTTGCACAGTTGAAGCACTTAAGGGTTTTGTCATTTCAATTCCTCCCTCTTGATGAGCTTGATTCAATAAGTGATTTGATCCATTTGCGTTATTTGGATCTCTCTCATTCATTTATGGTGGCATTGCCAGAGTCAATGAGCAAATTGTATAATTTACAAACACTGAAGTTGAGTGATTGTGCATATCTAGAAAAGCTTCCAAGCAACATGCAGGATCTTGTAAATTTGCTTCATTTGGATCTCTCTTATACGCCAATTGAGGTATTGCCCGAGTCATTGAGCAAATTGCATAATTTAGAAACGTTGAAGTTGAGAGAGTGTGGAAATCTGAAAAAGCTTCCAAGCAAGTTGCAAGATCTTATAAATTTGCACCATCTCGATATTACTGGTACTAAAATAGAAGAGATGCCGAAAGGGATGAGCAAATTAAAAGACCTGCAGATTTTATGTTACTATAGTGTCGGCGAGCATGAAGAGAACGGGATAGGGGAATTGGGAGGACTTGTAAATCTTCAAGGGTTATTTGGTATTAAGAAATTAGAGAATGTGATTGATAGCAGTGAAGCTTGGAAGGCAAGGATGGTTGATAAGAAATACATCAGTCATTTATGCTTGAAGTGGTCATCAGGTGAAGATAGTGATATTGTTGATTTCCAAATCGAAAAAGATGTGCTTAGCAAATTAGAACCTCACAATGACCTgaaatatctaaaaataaagGGTTACAGGGGTACCGTGTTTCCGGATTGGGTAGGACAGTCTTCGTACCATAACATGACTGCATTGTATCTGACTGGATGCTGTAATTGTTTAGTGCTTCCTTCACTTGGACAATTACCCTCTCTAATAACACTGTATATTTCAGAATGTGATAAGCTGAAGAAGATTGGTGGGTCATTCTATAAGGGTGATGGAACACATCAGCATCAGGAGACACCCTTCCGATCCCTTAAATATCTGACTATTCAAAAACTGCCTTGCTGGGAGGAATGGGAGTCTTATGaatgtgatgatgatgatcatgcACCATTTCTTCAACTTGAGGAGCTCCGTATTTATAACTGTCCTAAGTTAAGAGGAGATTTGCCCACTTTCCTTCCGTCTTTGAAATAA